CCGTAGCCTGAAAATGTTGTTATGGTCCATTGATGTGGATGGAGATTAAAATCTGAATTTGTCTGTACTTGCTACAGAACTTCTAATTTGGAGGAAATTTTACTTGTTTGAGCCAAAAAAGCTTATTACCAGATTTGTTTTGCTGTTCACTGCTAGCTGTTTGACGGTCAACTGTTGAACCCGTGCTGGGATTTGTACAATATTTCCTTTTGACTGCGGAAATGAGGTAATTCCCCCTTCCGTATGCTTTCTGCTTACTGGGGTTCCTATAGCTTTTACTTATTGGCTGCATTTTATGCTTACAAATATCACCATGATTGAGGCTTGAAATCTCTAAAGATAGATTTCATAATTCTTTTGTTGTTCCTCTCCCATTCAATTTCAAGTGGCGAGTTATTTTCCTTGAGTTGATTGCACATATTTCAAGCCTGTTATTGAGTTTTGTACGGTATGGAGCTGTGTTCAATCAATTGAGTTTGGTCAAATGTGCATGACGAACAGAAACTTATGTTAAAGAAGTAGTACTAGTCTGGCTAATGAATATGATCATACATAACTCTTTTGGAGGTTTTCTTGTTGTTGGCGTACTGTTGGCAAAGAATTGACTATTCTGTTCATTTACTTTTCTCCATTCTGATTTTTAATGTTTTTAGAATTGTATTCATGACTGTCCAAGGGAAAGTCTGCATCATTTGGACGTCTCTCAAATATTAAACAAGATATATCGTGATCTGAGCATGTTCATTCTGGTGCCAGGGGACGTGTGAGATGGGATGAAGCCAATCTTGGGGAGATTGAAGCAAATAAGCCTGTAAGACAgaagattacagaaccaaagaCGCCATATCATCCTATGATTGATGATGATGGTACGTTTGTTTGAGTATTCTTGCTTCTTTcaatgcttcttcttcttcttctcgtccctccctctctctgtccccgtccctccctccctccctccccatttcttttctgttttctccTAAGAGGTCTCTAAGGGTATGTTAGGTTTACACATTCGTGGTAGTTGACCATAAAGGGCAGTAAGTGGATAAGATTGTTAAATCAGTGGGCTTACTTTCAGGAAAATGGTGTTTGGAGGACTAAATTGTGCCTGAACTGTCAAAATTCGTTATCTGTCAATCTCAAGCTTCAATCATGGAATAAATGTCAATCGCCGCTAAGCTATTTATCTCACTGCCCTTGTGACCAACTTGAAGTGGTTTTCTCATTTGCAATTATCTAGAAACTTTTTGTTCCTGTATTTGGTGTGAATATGACTTATTGTTAAGCTCATGATTTATCTTGCATGACATGCAAGTTGAGTATTAGTGATGTTCGTCACCCCAGAAAAGAGACAACTGGCTGCGTTACTTGTCAGTTGCTTTTTTAATTGGTTCTTTGTCAACATTTTATCATGTTAGGATCATTGTCTCCTATACGAGGAGGTAGCTTTGATGATGGGTTGGCTGCTGATCCAGTGAATGCGGAAGCAATATGTTTTGCATTGAATGACATGGCTTCTTCCAGTAAAACTACTTCAAGACGCTCAGGCTGGACATCATCTGAGGATGA
This portion of the Coffea arabica cultivar ET-39 chromosome 2e, Coffea Arabica ET-39 HiFi, whole genome shotgun sequence genome encodes:
- the LOC113730089 gene encoding protein phosphatase inhibitor 2, with the protein product MRGRVRWDEANLGEIEANKPVRQKITEPKTPYHPMIDDDGSLSPIRGGSFDDGLAADPVNAEAICFALNDMASSSKTTSRRSGWTSSEDEADAMDQDEDSDSERSRTFREHRRAHYDEFRKVKELRRKGSLLEDASEDEDENGERKGKNDPSALADGVKDIEIEGDNDATGPSKPANGT